Proteins from a genomic interval of Crassostrea angulata isolate pt1a10 chromosome 7, ASM2561291v2, whole genome shotgun sequence:
- the LOC128156749 gene encoding SNARE-associated protein Snapin-like encodes MAAESEKPLDTKTRDALTEGLIDLLKPSVEEIDDRVRTVRESQVELRQHIDSLADDLKRIAEQQAVPVDLEPYVKKLNSSRRRVMLVNNILQNVQERLNKLNNHVVKETAKRKATLDPT; translated from the exons ATGGCTGCCGAGAGTGAGAAACCTTTGGATACTAAAACAAGGGATGCTCTAACTGAGGGTCTGATTGATTTGCTGAAACCATCTGTAGAAGAAATTGATGACAGAGTCCGAACAGTCCG agagaGTCAAGTTGAGCTTCGCCAACACATCGATAGCTTAGCTGATG ATCTGAAGAGGATCGCTGAGCAGCAGGCTGTACCAGTGGATCTGGAGCCTTACGTAAAGAAGCTGAACAGTTCCAGGAGACGAGTGATGCTGGTCAATAATATCTTACAGAATGTCCAG GAAAGACTAAACAAACTTAACAACCATGTCGTGAAAGAAACAGCAAAGAGGAAGGCTACACTGGATCCAACTTGA